One Gadus macrocephalus chromosome 17, ASM3116895v1 genomic window, AGCTGGGGGGTTTTCCGTGTTCATTAAGATGCTCTTCTGAGCTGTGTTGTAGCATCCCATTCAAAGCCCCTGAACCAGAAGGACTGCTTAGGGGAGCGATGTCGCTACGGAACCGGCCAGGTTAAGAGGCCCTCCTGACCCGGGGTGCGCTCCAGTGATCCCCCGGGTGTTAGGACTCAGAACGACCCTGAACCCTGACTTGTCATATCCTGAACCCCCCCTCTGTCGTTGGGTGGATCAGAGAAAAACGTGTTTGGAActccgagaacgaaactgatgAACGTGCTAATCTGTCGCTTGATGGCAACATGCAGCTATAGGTGAGGTTTGATCATGTCGTGGGGCTGGATTTGGACTCCTTGCCAAGATCTACAGGGTTCGATCTCTAATATTCGTTACCTAAGATACTTGCCTCCTTAATGATATGTATCTGAACTCATTGTGACACGCTTTGGATCACAACATTTGCCCCGCCAGGGGTTCCCTAGCCTTCCCAAGCCATACCCCCTGTTGGTTGGCTTTTCGTCCCAAGGCCCATCAATATTTTACATATTCAGGCCTCCCTAGGCCGATTTATAAAACAGGCCTGCGGAGGCGATGCTGCCAGCCACTTTTGGGATGCGACACCCAAGTTGGAGACCCAACGAATCCATAGCGATTAAGACATCCACTAAACCAGCTCAACAGAGGAGCCCTCCTTACCGTGGAATGGCAGAGGAAGCCGAACGCCACCATGGTGGTGGCGGGCGTCAGGATGGTGCCAAACACCACCCCGGCCAGGCAGGCGTTGATGGCCGCGATCAGCAGGTTCTGGGCCGTCACCAGCACGGAGCACGCCCAGCAGTCCAGAGAGCCGCGCAGCTCCAGCGGGGCGtcgctccctcctccaccaccgctcTCGGCGGCAGAGTAGGGCGGAGGCACCACCACGCGCGGTGGCGGCGTCTCTGAGCCTCCGCCCATGCCCACGGCGGTGGTGGAGGCCAGGGAGTTGGAGtgctggaggtgctggtggtgctggtggtggccgAGTTGGGCcagttgctgctgctggtggtgctggagctgctggtggtggtagtggtggtgcggGGGCACCTCCTCAGACAGGTCCAGGTTCTGGTGGTGAGCCCCCTTCTCCAGAGTACCAGACATACTCATTGGGaactggagggaggagagggaaggcacaattaaaacatttgataaacaaatagaATAAAACTAACTCATTAAATGTGTCTTCCAATAAATGGCCGTAGGGCCATTTGGCATGTATGGTAAATGGTATATGGACTgaatttatgtagcgcttttctaactagtggccactcaaagcgcttgcAATATCGCATAacattcacccacacactcacacaccgacggcggtgtcagccatgcaaggtgacagccagctcgttgggtcttgctcagggacaccttgacacacaGCTTGGATGAGCttgggatcaaactagcaaccgtCCGGTTATcagcctctctctacctccggCGCCACATGCTTCCACATATATTGGTAAACCAATACATACAATAAACGAGGAATGATTCAGTCAGAGGAGGATTGAGGTGTCTGGCTCTCCAGCCAGTGACTCCATGGTGCCGGGCTTAAAAGACCCCAGGTTCTTGTTCAACCGTGGGTCGGAGGTCTTATCTATGTGAACAGGAAGCTTGCCTCAGAGCATGCCTGCCTGTAATGATGAGACGATGGCTATCTCAAAGCTGATTGGCAGAAAAGGAAAGGGGGCCCCCTGTTTATCGGAGTGTGTGGCGGAGAGTTGAAGGGCATCTTGAAATGAAAGCGTGTTTTTGTGTTCCACACAGCATGTAGCTGCTCTGTGTCTGGGGAGTGCAGGGTGGATCAAGGGATGGTGCCATTACATTTAAACAAGGTTTGATGTTGTTGCCCAAGGGAAGTGGCAATCAGAGCATAACTTACTCCCGTAATGAAATACTATTGATATATTATGCATGCCACTTTCAACCCGAGTCAAAGTAGGGGACTTGCAGCTAGGATACTTTCTCTGTCACCATAACACTTGGGCAAAGATACTTGGCTTGCCGACCAGAAGTCTGACAGTGTAAGCTTGTGAATATGCGGCCAACCacattttttcatattttgtttaACTGGTTGCTTCAAAGTAACCAAGAAACGGCCGCTTTTATAGAAATTAAGTAAAGTCAATAATTCCTCTTTGAAATGTAGAAGGTTGAACTGAAAAATGACTTGAGTGAAGCACTTGTGTAAATACACTACGGTGGATACATTCAACAGAGCGGCGGTGAGATATTTTAAAATGAGACACAGCTGGCTGTGGCAGAGTCACTATAGAGAGGAAACATCTTGGTTAGACTGTCTCTCTAGGCTTCTCGCTAACTTCCTAAATCGTCTTCTATCTAAATAAGACCATGTATAAACTCTTGTACCACGACCTGAGCATTTTGTAGACCAGCCATCTTCCATCCCAGCTAGCTTGGTCCATCAGTTAGCAGAACTGTAGACCTGGCCATCCATTAGCTCAATGCTAGCCCCAGCCATACATCAGTAGGAGCTAGATGTTAGATGTCATCCTGTCTCGCCAAAAAATGCTTATTCCGTTGAGCTCAGAGTAACTTGTGCAAGTCTAGTATTAGAAATGGATTGCTGCACAGTGTTTGCTGGTAAAATACACAAACCTTTCAAACAACTTCTGATGGATAGATGGACAACCAAAAGTTCCCTGTCTCCTACTTTCCAAACTGTTCTTACGACTGCAACTCAACAATAAAGTAGTGCATCAGGAATACCGGAAGACAGCAATTGAAAATACCTTCTGAGAAAATGGCCTTTTGTTTACTTTCCAAATCTGTCCCCCATTGTTTGCACAAGTGTTGTGTTGTCCATTCCAAGGTCAtgggtttttctgtgtgtgtgtgtgtgggttttcaTTGTCCCTAACACACATCTGGTTGCCACTAAATTGTTGTCTGAATAACAATAACCTGAAGCCCAAATCGTTATGGCCTCAACACTAATTTAATGAATGGAAGATTCACTAATCAGTAGTGGTTAAGACCCCCTCTCCCTGACCTAGAGAGTTTGATGCTGCATTCACAAGTTCTATTGTTTCACGATTCCATTGTGTTAAAACAAAAGCAGTGGCTTGCATCGATTGTTTTCTTCTTGGCAGTCTCACGTCCCTCATTGAGGTTATTTAGATCTCCCATGCTTTAGTTTACTAATTAATCCTAGCTTTGTTTACGGTTCATTTACCATGTATCCGAACTTGGTTTCAATTTAATTAGAATAAAGTTTACGGTGACTGCTTCATTTGTGTAACGATTTATCCATAATTGTCCACGGGAAGTTAACGCAGAGAACTAAATCACTTTTAAACGTAAAAAACAAACTAGATTTACAATGAATCCAGAGTGTGCTGAATTGTGCCTGAAAGTACCACCGGTCGGCAGACAGTGAATAAACGTTCAGGTGTTTCATGCGTGAGAGAGTGGTAGTGTTGGTTCTCCGGCGCTGAGAGAGGTGTCGTACTCACGCTCTGGTGCGGGGCCCGTTGGAACTCGAGCTGTGGGTCCTCCAGGTTACGGCCGGTTGATCTCCTCTCCTTTCAGAACAGCCTCTTAACACACTTCTCCAAACCCGTTGGCCCTCAAAGCACGCCGCCGTGTGCGCCGGGGTCTGTCCTGGCTCCCCGCTCCCGCCGTGCTTCTCGTCTGTGCAGGGCTCTGCGCTGCAGGTCAGAGTGGCGTTGGCTGTGATGTATATGTGTCTTTAAAGCGATGCACCACTaatccccttccctcccctctgcttGTCTACTTTCTTATCTATCCCTGATGGTATGCCGGTATGTCAGCCTCCcgcccacctccatctcctcctcctcctcctcttcctcctcctcccagcaaCCGCTGGTGTTGGAACCGATTAGAGTCCTGACCCAAGTTCGACTGAAGTGGGCCGTCAATCCAAAGATGAAGGTTGTGAATCTTGCTCGGTATTCATcagatctctctgtctgtgcgtgtatgcgtgtgtgtctctcgctctctcgctgtctcttggTATTGCagcctggtcctcctcctccacacaggacagcccccccaccaccaccaccatacaggaccccccgccgccgccgcttaTGTGGTGTGAGAACCCCTCTTAGGAATTCCCCCCCTCAccgccagccacacacaccccctctccctcgatCCAACTTTCTCTCCCAACACCAGCTCGGTCTAaagtcccccacccccactccccctgTGGAACAGCCTGGCCCTGTTCTTGAACTGCGCCCCCTCCGTCCTCCTGTTGTTCCTGTGGCAGGGCGGGGGTAGGGGAGAGTGAGGGCGGCTGGTCTGATAAGTTGAGGTCGGCAGAGTGCCTGCAGAGACCAggtcggggggcggggggggggggggggggggggggttggggggctacCGGGGGTCACACATGTTGCCTGTTTATATAAGGAGTCAACGGAGACGTTGACAGAGCGTTTCCAGTCTTCTGCTGTGGTTTGGGTAGGGGCTGGCTGGggagcagctccggcgcggggggGGGCCGTACGGGATGCAGAGGCTCGCCTACGTTGCACCACAAGTCCCAACTTCTGGCAGTTTATGTTTCGTGACTGTTTACATTTTGTGATGAAACACAATCGGCCACATCAGGGTTCTGACATGGAGATGAACttccagggagggagggggggaggaacaaAGGGGGAGTAGGGTTGAGGGTAGGAGGGGACTTAGGAGGAACAAAGAAggcatggggggagggagagaggtggaggtggaggaggagggggtcagTTAACAGATAGGAGAGAGATGGTTCCTGTAATCACTCTTAACTGATGCAGAGCCTTCCTGCATCATCTTCCCTGCTTTgagcgctctgtgtgtgtttaccgtTCCTTCGCTTCATCCCTGTTGATTGGGGCGTATAAGTCTGTGGGGAAGGGCTATTGATCTTCACATTAACATCAGACGAGCCTGAGATCTACTTGTGGATATTGTGCGTCACACAACAGGAGTGGGGTGAAGGAGAGGACAGGGAGCgtagaggaggaggctggaACGATTTGTGAAGCACATGTGGTCACGACTCATTTACATATTCGCTGTCATTTCCATTGGAGCCAATCGGAACTCAGTCCTGCAGCAAGCAGGTGGGTCGAGGATTTTAGAAGGGTTTTAATAATGAACCTAATTTGCTTCTATTTCAAAGTTTAAACTTGGCCAAAGGATACCAAAAACCACTGCCTACTAATAAGAGGCGCTAACATGCGCTGGTCCTGTTGTGCAATATCATCAAAATTGTGCAAAATGTTCAAACCACTAATTTGCATTCGGAAAATTTGTTGGACTTTCACACTATGGAAGCCGTGAGGGCCATCGGAAACTTTGAGGCGTCAATGAGTGGATCCCACTTGCATACATGTAGAAATTCGTGATACTGTAGTTTAGCATTTTGCGTTATCAAAATAGCACTGTTCATCTTTGTGTGATAGTTGTGTAACCAGACTTTTGGCTGTAAATCTGCCTCTGCTGTCTTTTTCCAAGAACTATCAGTTGGGAAAGGGAAGGTTCATAACATTTCCTGTTCCTGGTATTCCGAGCACTGTTGCCACGACAACTGTTCTTCCCTTTTGggttccctgtgtgtgtacacacagtgACTGGCTCGTATCTCAACTATTTTGATGTGTGGGGGTAAAAAGcttttgataaaaaataatGGACAGAAGGTGATATTTTATGCCTCCATTTGAAAGCGGAACGAGGTGCTGGTCGCCGGGTTCGAAGACTTCCCCCACAGAGCCGGCAGGAAGCCACCACTTCTGCTGTCATCCCTTCTGCTGACAGGGGAGTCAGAGACGGCAGGAagccaccgctgccatcccttCAGCTGACAGGGGAGTcagcaacacattctcactccgagcgcgtcgatatTTGaggaacggtcagtgactttggcttcagcctctgacgcaaaagggcacccttgtgcttcttttttcgacgcatggggttttccattcattacagtgaaatctgtgacattcctcaacacaactacaccaacgtgtccttgttaattacacaacatgtatgggttaaggctatggacatcagttgtcctgttttgtgctttgattgagagaaacaataatttttttgatcagtgttgggtagctgaggtcgttgctatagagaccacgtccgtccgctttttttgacaactgacagagcaaccctatctcatcaaaattacgttcccagagaactattctgcattctcaattacgtttgtctgaaaaacgtattttgtccgtgattacgttttattgaacatatcgcaaatacgaatttgttctcagcctattttttgccatttatttaccgtgttactatggcagaataaagaataaattcatgcattatcattcaacttgaacatgtgtttttacagtacaGAGTggcggagggatgacgtatgttggccaacccggaagtgaggtTCCgggtcgccctgggttcccttgacaacaagccaacggctttttccattggattttggatgattgcattttgcatttttgaagcacctcctcaaaaactgacaataaataaaaagaacagtGCTCCAAATatcgaaatgtaaaccaatgcattctgaatgggagtttttctctgatttttccatgctacacagaccgaaatgtaaacccatgcaaatgaaggctccatggtcataatcatttaaatataattaatctccAGAGTGTGTAgggtatgaatgtatgtatatattattatatatattatttgtattctgtCACTGGAAACGTCATTCACTTCTCTTTTTCGCTTCAGTCTGAAGACTAGTGGAAGTAGTCCAGCCGCCATTTGTTTGGCCTCCTCCATGAAGTGTGGGAACCTTCTGCCGTGCCTGTATAAATAAAGAGAAATGATTGTAGGAATTATACATATTTTGCTAATATTGGGGTTgaggtatatattcatatttgaaataaacaaaaacatacccaTCCAGGTGGAAGTTCTCAAGCAGTACTGTGCACCACCATTTTCTGAGGACAGGCATGTCTTTCTAAAGTAAGGGGATATTCCAAGAATTGACAATgataaaatatgtatacaaGTATGAATTTTTCGATGTTGTAACCTTACATATGTCAAAAatccaattctatttttaaaCGTATCTTTTCAATCGTCAGCTCTTTTTTCATTTAATGTAATGCCTACTTACAACAGTGAAGTCAAACGGTGCCTCCATGGCAAGGTACCAAGCATACTGTGATGGAAAAATGTAATTGGTGACAACATTCACACGCGTTGTTATAGTGCTGAGAGGGTGTGTTTTTGAGTCAGTTGTGATCGCCGATGTCTTGCTTTCTTGTACTTTTGCCTCTGTAGTCTGTTTTGATGCTCGTCATTGTAGTCCTTTGCATAACCTGACCTTCTTTTCTCATATTACTATACAGATGTAAAGCCGTTCCGCCGAATTCAAAAACCGTAGAAACAGAGGAAAGGACACAACATTATCGAGACCAATCTCATGGGCCTTGACGAACCGGTGAAACGGATAAGTCTGATGAATTTAACCACGGGTCGAACCAATGATGGAAGTCTTCAACAGCAGATGAAACAGGACATGAAACAGTACATTTGATACGAATGAGATCAATCTTATTTTAGATTTCTGTTGCCTACTGTAAAACCGAAGGGATCAGTCGGAGTCAATTGCGAATCCGAAAAAGTTGGAAGGAAGCCAATGAGTTGGATGACACCTAGGATAATCCCTCAAACCACAAATCTATGAACAAGATATGCATTGAAGTAGAAACATTTATTTCCCTGTGATATCAAAGATGTTTTTCCACTTTGATTTTGGCTGGAAATGGCTGGAGATAAAATATAGGCCTTCCTAGACCTTCAAAGGAATTTAAAGGGATACGCAGAGGTATATGAAAATTTGCCTGTTATACCCAGATTGAGACGATTTGTTTAATCccaaattcatcattgtgcGTCAAGAAGGGGAATTCCCCGGGTTAACATTTGCTTTCGACAGCCGCACCTATTGATTTGCAGAGTTATAGTATCTTTGCTCTATCTTACTTGAAACAAACATCAGCAGGAGTTGAACAATGGTGCAGTGGAGAGCACTGTTGGATAGCACTCTGGAGACCAGAGTGCAAATTCCTGTTAAATTCCTGTTTAATGTATGTGAATCAACTAAAGGGTAAGTCTAGTAAGTCTAATAAGTCTGTAAAGTCTGTAATGATATTTCTATTGAACTGATTGATATAGCCTTCGACCACAGAATGATCCTAATCTCCATGGGGAAGTGGAATGAGCAGTTGGCTGACACTcctgagaccggggttcaagtccatcTAATGTTCgctaatgtttttttctatatCATGTGAGTTGTAAAGTCAAGTCTAACCGCCATCAACAAAATCGTCAAATCATCAAAAGTCAGACGCAGGTTAGAGTCCCAGCTCACAGGGATTAAGAATTTGCTCATCCTTTCTTGCTGAGCCTAGATTCTGTTCACCGCTTAGACCCAGGGTTTAAGAACCCTGATGGAATaagtaccttaatggatacctcttatttctagactgtgtgaattgtaaagtcaagtataacctccaaaacaAACTGATCTGAGtcttggtggtgtggtggtaagGGCTGTGGGTTAACACTCTGCAGGTGCAGGTTCGAGTCCCTGCTCGCACGGTCAATAAAATGCTGACCTTCATGatgagctttcagacactatgtaggttcGGGTTccctgctcagaaccagggttTAAGTCCCCTGATTGAGTaagtaccttaatggatacCTCTTATTTCTAGActcaggtttgagtccccgcacgcacgcacggctaataagaatgatGAGCATTCAGACACTATGGTTCAGGATCCCTGCTCTgaaccagggttcaagaggtaccgtaatggatacatcttatttctctatcatgtgaatggtaaagtcaagtataacctccaaacatgtcCTGGTCAgggtcttggtggtgcagtggtcagggctgtcggttaacgctctgtagactctggttcgagtccccgcaaGCACacacggctaataagaatgatGAGCATTCAGACACTATGGTTCAGGTTCCCTGCTCTgaaccagggttcaagaggtaccgtaatggatacatcttatttctctatcatgtgaatggtaaagtcaagtataacctccaagcacgcTCTGTttagcgtcttggtggtgaagcggtcagggctggtggtaaaacttaaggggtaacactgttttttttattggtcgtcatgaaaaaaaacataaggggtaacgctgtggttttttattggtcgacatgaaaaaaaacataaggggtaacactgtcgttttttattggtcgtcatgaaaaaaaacataaggggtaacactgttgttttttattgatcgtcatgaaaaaaaacataaggggtaacactgttgttttttattggtcgtcatgaaaaaaaacataaggggtaacactggttttttattggtcgacattaaaaaaaacataaggggtaacactgttgtctttgtcaaataaaatataaggggtaacactgtctttttttattggtcgtcatgaaaaaaaacataaggggtaacactgtcgtttttattggtcgtcatgaaaaaaaacaaggagtaacactggttttttattggtcgacatgaaaaaaaacataaggggtaacactggttttttattgatcgtcatgaaaaaaaacaaaaggggtaacactgttgttttactttggtcgtcatgaaaaaaaacataaggggtaacactgatgttttttattggtcgtcatgaaaaaaaacataaggggtaacactgtggttttttattggtcgacattaaaaaaaacataaggggtaacactgttgtctttgtcaaataaaatataaggggtaacactgtcgttttttattggtcgtcatgaaaaaaaacataaggggtaacactgtcgtttttattggtcgtcatgaaaaaaaacaaggggtaacactggttttttattggtcgacatgaaaaaaaacataaggggcaacactgttgtttttattggtcgtcatgaaaaaaaacataaggggtaacactgatgttttttattggtcatcatgaaaaaaaacataaggggtaacactggttttttattggtcgacattaaaaaaaacataaggggtaacactgttgtctttgtcaaataaaatataaggggtaacactcgttttttattggtcgtcatgaaaaaaaacataaggggtaacactgtcgtttttattggtcgtcatgaaaaaaaacaaggggtaacactggttttttattggtcgacatgaaaaaaaacataaggggtaacactgttgtttttattggtcgtcatgaaaaaaaaaaaaggggtaacactgtggtttaatattggtcgacatgaaaaaaaacacaaggggtaacactcgttttttattggtcgtcatgaaaaaaaccataaggggtaacactgttgtctttgtcaaataaaatataaggggtaacactgtcgttttttattggtcgtcatgaaaaaaaacataaggggtaacactgttgtttttattggtcgtcatgaaaaaaaacataaggggtaacactgtggtttaatattggtcgacatgaaaaaaaacataaggggtaacactcgttttttattggtcgtcatgaaaaaaaccataaggggtaacactgttgtctttgtcaaataaaatataaggggtaacactcgttttttattggtcgtcatgaaaaaaaacataaggggtaacactgttgtttttattggtcgtcatgaaaaaaaacataaggggtaacactgtggtttaatattggtcgacatgaaaaaaaacataaggggtaacactgtcgttttttattggtcgtcatgaaaaaaaccataaggggtaacactgttgtctttgtcaaataaaatataaggggtaacactgtctttttttattggtcgtcatgaaaaaaaacataaggggtaacactgtcgtttttattggtcgtcatgaaaaaaaacaaggagtaacactgtgtttttttattggtcgacatgaaaaaaaacataaggggtaacactggttttttattgatcgtcatgaaaaaaaacataaggggtaacactgttgttttactttggtcgtcatgaaaaaaaacataaggggtaacactgtcgttttttattggtcgtcatgaaaaaaaccataaggggtaacactgttgtctttgtcaaataaaatataaggggtaacactgtcattttttattggtcgacatgaaaaaaaacataaggggtaacactgttgtttttattggttgtcatgaaaaaaaacataaggggtaacactggttttttattggtcgacatgaaaaaaaacataaggggtaacactgttgtttttattggtcgtcatgaaaaaaaacataaggggtaacactggttttttattggtcgacatgaaaaaaaacataaggggtaacactgtcgttttttattggtcgt contains:
- the tmem88b gene encoding transmembrane protein 88 b, producing the protein MSMSGTLEKGAHHQNLDLSEEVPPHHHYHHQQLQHHQQQQLAQLGHHQHHQHLQHSNSLASTTAVGMGGGSETPPPRVVVPPPYSAAESGGGGGSDAPLELRGSLDCWACSVLVTAQNLLIAAINACLAGVVFGTILTPATTMVAFGFLCHSTVRPHGTSRYCSDLLSDGGCVALLVVGFLLVTPLLVLALAAYCRLARHLQLGLCFIPYSRAVYKNLPATQHRGLAPGCCCPGGGPRGGSASGKGKVWV